The following proteins are encoded in a genomic region of Sebastes fasciatus isolate fSebFas1 chromosome 12, fSebFas1.pri, whole genome shotgun sequence:
- the trhra gene encoding thyrotropin-releasing hormone receptor: MVVGLLVPLIPGPCRQWILVILFECNFFLKSAQSCRAMENLTMENMTVENETSLRDNQTLGVWTDHTVEYKVASVFLVSLICGLGIVGNVMVILVVLTTKHMRTPTNCYLVSLAAADLMVLTAAGLPNITDALHGQWVYGYAGCLGITYFQYLGINASSCSITAFTVERYIAICHPIKAQFLCTLSRAKKIIMLVWALTSVYCVMWLFLSDTKKLVYDNVARLSCAYKVSRSYYLPIYFTDFAVFYVLPLMLATVLYGLIARILFLNPLPSDLKSSSSSTKKWKKETGQCGRMISSTCSSSSTTAASRRQVTKMLAVVVILFALLWMPYRTLVVVNSFLDKAYLDTWFLLFCRLCIYLNSAINPVIYNVMSQKFRAAFKKLCHCGPQRMEKPASYSVALTYSVIKDTSNGESPDHFPTDMEDELNTPTDQYLPASILPSAKKMPFAEPSVSGSDVKA; this comes from the exons ATGGTTGTTGGACTTCTGGTGCCACTTATACCAGGGCCCTGCAGGCAATGGATTCTTGTGATTTTATTtgaatgtaatttttttcttaaaagcgcACAGAGCTGCAGAGCCATGGAGAACCTCACCATGGAGAACATGACTGTGGAGAACGAGACATCGCTGCGGGACAACCAGACTCTGGGTGTTTGGACCGACCACACAGTTGAGTACAAAGTGGCCAGCGTGTTTTTGGTGTCCCTCATATGCGGGCTGGGGATAGTGGGTAATGTGATGGTGATCCTGGTGGTCCTAACTACCAAACACATGCGCACTCCCACTAACTGTTACCTGGTGAGCCTGGCCGCGGCGGACCTGATGGTGCTGACGGCCGCCGGGCTGCCCAACATCACCGACGCCCTGCACGGTCAGTGGGTGTACGGCTACGCGGGCTGCCTGGGCATCACCTACTTCCAGTATCTGGGAATCAACGCGTCCTCCTGCTCCATCACCGCCTTCACCGTGGAGCGCTACATCGCCATCTGCCAccccatcaaggcgcagttcctGTGCACTTTATCCCGGGCGAAGAAGATCATCATGCTGGTGTGGGCGCTCACCTCCGTGTACTGCGTCATGTGGCTCTTTCTGTCCGACACCAAAAAGTTGGTGTACGACAACGTGGCGCGGCTCAGCTGCGCCTACAAAGTGTCCAGGAGTTACTACCTGCCCATCTACTTCACGGACTTCGCGGTGTTTTACGTGCTGCCTCTGATGCTGGCCACGGTGCTGTACGGACTGATCGCCCGGATACTGTTCCTCAACCCGCTGCCTTCGGACctcaaaagcagcagcagcagcaccaagaAGTGGAAGAAGGAGACGGGTCAGTGCGGGAGGATGATCAGCAGCAcctgctcctccagcagcaccaCGGCGGCCTCCCGCAGACAG GTGACAAAGATGCTGGCTGTGGTGGTGATCCTCTTCGCCTTACTTTGGATGCCCTACCGGACCTTAGTGGTGGTCAACTCCTTCCTGGACAAAGCCTACCTGGACACCTGGTTCCTGCTCTTCTGCCGCCTCTGCATCTACCTAAACAGCGCCATCAACCCGGTCATCTACAACGTCATGTCCCAGAAGTTCCGCGCCGCTTTTAAGAAGCTATGTCACTGCGGCCCTCAGCGTATGGAGAAGCCAGCTTCTTACAGTGTGGCGCTAACCTACAGCGTCATCAAGGACACGTCCAATGGGGAAAGTCCAGACCACTTCCCCACAGACATGGAGGACGAGTTAAACACGCCTACAGATCAATACTTACCTGCCAGCATCTTGCCAAGTGCCAAGAAGATGCCGTTTGCAGAGCCTTCCGTGTCAGGGAGTGATGTCAAAGCTTGA